A portion of the Actomonas aquatica genome contains these proteins:
- the infA gene encoding translation initiation factor IF-1 codes for MPDGDSIEVEGKIVAVLPGTMFRVELANGHQVLAHISGKLRKHFIKIAAGDTVKMEMSPYDLEKARITYRMRTPPPGGFRRRGGGGGGRRR; via the coding sequence ATGCCTGACGGAGATTCGATTGAAGTGGAGGGCAAGATTGTTGCCGTCCTCCCGGGCACAATGTTCAGAGTGGAGCTGGCGAACGGGCACCAAGTGCTCGCCCACATCTCCGGTAAACTGCGCAAGCACTTCATCAAGATCGCCGCTGGCGACACGGTGAAGATGGAGATGAGCCCTTACGACTTGGAGAAGGCGCGCATCACCTATCGCATGCGCACGCCGCCCCCCGGTGGATTCCGCCGTCGTGGTGGTGGTGGTGGCGGTCGCCGCCGCTGA
- the rapA gene encoding RNA polymerase-associated protein RapA, with translation MSLNRIGQRCVSEPEPELGLGVVVSLEYGRIGVSFPAAGEQRLYAQGTTVLSRVQFREGQKVATRAGQVFEVESVEETDGLLTYVGGGQRVPEDEVSDVAGATGPLDRLMSGQSDDAEVFALRHRALQAKAKFLASPVRGFLGGRLDLIPHQYYILQEVTARQIPRVLLADEVGLGKTIEACLILQRLLTVGKVKRALILVPESLTHQWFVELLRRFNLWFTIFDEARCIDEEGADPEANPFQSNQLALCAVEFPAHNEKRREQIIAAGWDMVVVDEAHHLGWSTAAEEVSAEYRLVESLAKKSRGLLLLTATPTQLGLEGHFARLRLLDPNRYSDIDDFRDESEGFGEVAEIAEKIVEQRLLTAADHKKLVNIFNRDPEGLESRLDALEAGKPGAREGLLRTLLDQHGTGRVVFRNTRAAMKGFPQRQYCPVPLKTENAALLTRVARELEAEETGHESEIRHNFRDDPRIDWLADFLKAEPSRKVLLICRTRRKVVAIDAALREKMSAKVGVFHEGLELVQRDRNAAWFAEEDGAQLLICSEIGSEGRNFQFAHHLVLFDLPLNPGLVEQRIGRLDRIGQTETIRIHVPFIAGSADAFVADWYERGLDAFSQPMHGGNEFAQAFRERVLAMALRVGAGGKKAPAAKEITALITETATFREALLEKMHRGRDRLLELNSFDPQVAHKVIGQVREVDADLTLRRILTDLFDHFGVRVKEHEEGDVFLDADHAFVEGFPSIPRDGMLATYDRARAIAREDIRFLSPDHPLTTDTLDLLINSPTGTTSFGLVEADSPNILVEAIFVLETVADSRWHVEQFLPPQPVRVVVDLRGGNLTSKWDAQTVADLIKTVPIQPFLERPEFNPALLKNLIDGATSEAEKAVATVKQRAEKTAQTELGADLQRLSDLRKLNDHVRPEEIKLAQTQLKKTCAAIREARLRLDSIRLIVAGFEM, from the coding sequence GTGTCGCTTAATCGAATCGGACAACGCTGTGTGAGTGAACCTGAACCGGAGCTCGGTTTGGGTGTGGTTGTGAGCCTGGAATACGGGCGAATTGGGGTGTCGTTCCCGGCTGCCGGAGAGCAGCGCCTCTATGCGCAGGGCACGACGGTGCTCTCGCGGGTGCAGTTCCGCGAAGGCCAAAAGGTCGCGACGCGCGCCGGTCAGGTGTTTGAGGTCGAGTCGGTCGAAGAAACCGATGGGCTGCTGACCTACGTGGGCGGCGGTCAACGCGTGCCCGAGGACGAGGTGTCCGACGTGGCTGGGGCGACCGGACCTCTGGATCGGCTCATGTCGGGTCAGAGCGACGATGCCGAAGTGTTCGCACTGCGGCATCGGGCGCTGCAGGCGAAAGCGAAGTTTCTGGCTTCGCCGGTGCGTGGCTTCCTCGGCGGGCGGCTCGATCTGATTCCGCATCAGTATTACATTTTGCAAGAGGTCACGGCGCGCCAGATTCCGCGCGTGTTGCTGGCCGACGAGGTGGGTCTCGGCAAAACGATCGAGGCCTGTCTCATCCTCCAACGTCTGCTCACCGTGGGCAAAGTGAAGCGCGCCCTCATCCTCGTGCCGGAGTCGCTCACGCACCAGTGGTTCGTCGAACTGCTGCGCCGTTTTAACCTGTGGTTCACCATCTTCGACGAGGCGCGCTGCATCGATGAAGAGGGCGCCGATCCGGAGGCGAATCCGTTCCAGAGCAACCAGCTGGCGCTGTGCGCGGTGGAGTTCCCCGCCCACAACGAAAAGCGTCGCGAGCAAATCATCGCGGCCGGTTGGGACATGGTCGTTGTCGACGAAGCGCACCATCTCGGCTGGTCGACCGCCGCCGAAGAGGTGAGCGCCGAATACCGCTTGGTCGAGTCCCTGGCCAAGAAGAGCCGCGGCCTGCTGCTCCTCACCGCCACGCCGACGCAGCTCGGTCTCGAAGGCCACTTCGCGCGCCTGCGTCTGCTCGACCCCAATCGCTACAGTGACATCGATGATTTTCGCGACGAATCGGAGGGCTTCGGCGAGGTGGCCGAGATCGCCGAAAAGATCGTGGAGCAACGTCTGCTCACCGCGGCCGACCATAAGAAGCTGGTGAACATTTTCAATCGCGACCCCGAGGGGCTGGAGAGCCGCCTCGACGCGCTCGAGGCCGGTAAACCCGGGGCCCGCGAGGGGTTGTTGCGCACCTTGCTCGATCAGCATGGCACGGGTCGCGTGGTCTTCCGCAACACCCGCGCGGCGATGAAGGGCTTTCCGCAGCGGCAGTATTGTCCGGTGCCGTTGAAGACCGAGAACGCCGCGCTGCTCACCCGTGTCGCCCGTGAGTTGGAGGCCGAGGAAACCGGTCACGAGAGCGAGATTCGGCACAACTTCCGCGACGATCCGCGCATCGACTGGCTGGCCGATTTCCTCAAGGCCGAGCCGTCCCGCAAGGTCCTGCTCATCTGCCGCACCCGCCGCAAGGTAGTCGCGATCGACGCGGCGCTGCGCGAGAAGATGAGCGCCAAGGTGGGCGTCTTCCACGAGGGGCTCGAGTTGGTGCAACGCGACCGCAACGCGGCGTGGTTTGCCGAGGAAGATGGCGCGCAGCTGCTCATCTGTTCGGAGATCGGCAGTGAGGGGCGCAACTTCCAGTTTGCCCATCACCTCGTGCTCTTCGACCTGCCGCTCAACCCGGGGCTGGTGGAGCAGCGCATTGGTCGACTCGATCGCATCGGGCAGACCGAGACCATTCGCATTCATGTGCCCTTCATCGCCGGCAGCGCCGACGCCTTTGTGGCCGACTGGTATGAACGCGGTCTCGACGCCTTCTCCCAGCCGATGCACGGCGGCAACGAGTTTGCGCAGGCGTTCCGCGAACGTGTATTGGCCATGGCACTACGCGTGGGCGCCGGCGGCAAGAAGGCGCCCGCCGCGAAGGAAATCACCGCGCTCATCACCGAGACGGCCACCTTCCGCGAGGCCCTGCTGGAGAAGATGCACCGCGGTCGCGACCGCCTGCTGGAGCTCAATTCCTTCGATCCGCAAGTGGCCCACAAGGTGATCGGGCAGGTGCGCGAAGTGGATGCCGACCTGACCTTGCGTCGCATCCTGACCGACCTCTTCGACCACTTTGGTGTGCGGGTGAAGGAGCACGAGGAGGGCGACGTTTTCCTCGATGCGGATCACGCGTTTGTGGAGGGATTCCCGTCCATCCCGCGTGACGGCATGCTGGCGACCTATGACCGTGCCCGGGCGATTGCGCGCGAGGACATTCGTTTCCTCTCGCCCGATCATCCGCTCACGACCGACACGCTGGACCTGTTGATCAACTCTCCGACCGGCACGACGTCGTTCGGTCTCGTGGAGGCCGATTCCCCCAACATCCTGGTGGAAGCGATCTTCGTCCTGGAAACGGTGGCCGACTCCCGCTGGCACGTGGAGCAGTTCCTGCCGCCGCAACCGGTGCGCGTGGTGGTCGATTTGCGCGGCGGCAATCTGACCAGCAAATGGGACGCGCAGACCGTGGCCGACCTCATCAAGACGGTGCCGATTCAGCCGTTCCTCGAGCGACCGGAGTTTAATCCGGCCTTGCTGAAGAACCTCATCGATGGCGCGACCAGTGAAGCCGAGAAAGCGGTCGCCACCGTGAAGCAGCGTGCCGAAAAGACCGCTCAGACCGAGCTTGGCGCCGACCTGCAGCGCCTGTCCGACCTGCGCAAACTCAACGACCACGTGCGGCCCGAGGAGATCAAGTTGGCGCAAACGCAGCTCAAGAAAACCTGCGCCGCGATCCGCGAAGCGCGCCTCCGGCTCGATTCCATCCGCCTCATCGTGGCGGGGTTTGAAATGTAA
- a CDS encoding nucleoside deaminase has translation MSAAAPNPPPCPFEKRFPSQLVRDDTHFMSLAFNQAIDAWRADEVPIGCVIVRDGEVIAAAHNTVEHGDDPTAHAEILAMTQAARAIGDWRLERCTLYVTKEPCPMCSGASIMSRVARVVYAVPDPKMGCLGGATNLSELPRVNHRCDITAGGVLEEECRQLIQAYFKLKRAAANATKGPETGSGG, from the coding sequence ATGTCTGCCGCCGCTCCCAACCCGCCCCCCTGCCCGTTCGAGAAGCGGTTCCCGTCCCAATTGGTGCGCGACGACACCCATTTTATGAGCCTCGCTTTCAACCAGGCTATTGATGCCTGGCGGGCCGACGAGGTCCCCATCGGCTGCGTCATCGTGCGCGACGGCGAGGTCATCGCGGCGGCTCACAATACCGTCGAACACGGCGACGACCCCACCGCTCACGCCGAGATTCTCGCCATGACTCAGGCCGCCCGCGCCATCGGCGATTGGCGACTGGAACGCTGCACCCTCTACGTGACCAAGGAGCCCTGCCCCATGTGCTCCGGTGCCTCCATCATGTCCCGCGTCGCGCGCGTGGTCTACGCGGTGCCCGATCCCAAGATGGGGTGCCTCGGTGGCGCCACCAATCTGTCGGAGCTGCCGCGCGTGAACCACCGCTGCGACATCACCGCCGGCGGCGTGCTGGAGGAGGAGTGCCGCCAACTCATCCAAGCCTACTTCAAATTAAAACGCGCCGCCGCCAACGCAACGAAGGGGCCGGAAACCGGCTCTGGCGGTTGA
- a CDS encoding sulfatase-like hydrolase/transferase, which translates to MKLRSLLCLFVLCCAALTCAAARPPNVVIFFTDDQGTLDANCYGSTDLHTPHMDRLAAEGVRFTQAYAHSVCCPSRASLLTGRHPQRVNVNSWTQSTVPGPKGRNLPLEETTLAETFRAAGYATALFGKWHLGGHPDHRPLQQGFDEFFGLLVGFIDNYHHFGGHARALHDLWDGNQEVFLRGSYFPDLIADRAVTFIARHQDEPFFLFYSLNLPHYPEQPAPAYADAYNDLPEPRRSYARAVSTCDHYLGRVLGTLDRYGLTENTIVIFMSDNGHSAEDYQIKAADYGAGTPQGTNYGANGGGGNTGPWIGAKGSFLEGGIRVPAMIRYPGTLPAGAVRDQAITVMDWYPTLLELTGVTPPTELALDGRSVVPAARDATAPETHPQLYWQWNDSWAVREGPWKLIRRGNRGIGQPALAETHLANLADSEPEETNHAAEHPEVVQRLEALHDAWAADVFSVYGP; encoded by the coding sequence ATGAAACTGCGATCGCTCCTTTGCCTGTTCGTCCTGTGTTGTGCCGCCCTGACCTGCGCCGCCGCACGACCGCCCAACGTGGTGATCTTTTTCACCGACGACCAAGGCACGCTCGACGCCAACTGCTACGGTTCCACCGATCTGCACACGCCGCACATGGACCGGCTCGCCGCCGAAGGCGTGCGCTTCACCCAGGCTTATGCGCACTCGGTTTGCTGCCCCTCGCGCGCCTCGCTCCTGACCGGCCGTCACCCACAGCGGGTGAACGTGAATTCCTGGACGCAGTCCACCGTGCCTGGCCCCAAGGGCCGCAATCTGCCGCTGGAGGAAACCACCCTCGCCGAAACCTTTCGCGCCGCCGGTTATGCCACCGCCCTCTTCGGCAAGTGGCACCTCGGCGGCCATCCCGATCACCGTCCGCTGCAGCAAGGGTTTGATGAGTTCTTCGGCCTCCTCGTCGGTTTCATCGACAACTACCACCACTTCGGCGGCCACGCGCGCGCTCTGCACGACCTGTGGGACGGTAACCAAGAGGTCTTCCTGCGGGGCTCGTATTTCCCCGACCTCATTGCCGATCGTGCCGTGACCTTTATCGCCCGTCACCAAGATGAGCCCTTCTTCCTTTTCTACAGTCTCAACCTGCCCCACTACCCGGAACAACCTGCGCCGGCCTACGCCGACGCCTACAACGATCTCCCGGAACCGCGCCGTTCCTACGCGCGCGCCGTCTCCACCTGCGATCACTACTTGGGTCGCGTGCTCGGCACCCTCGATCGCTACGGCCTCACCGAAAACACCATCGTCATTTTCATGAGTGACAACGGGCACTCCGCCGAGGACTACCAAATCAAAGCCGCCGACTACGGCGCCGGCACGCCCCAGGGAACCAACTACGGCGCCAATGGCGGCGGCGGCAACACCGGTCCCTGGATCGGCGCCAAGGGCAGCTTCCTCGAAGGCGGTATCCGCGTGCCGGCCATGATCCGCTACCCGGGCACGCTTCCCGCGGGCGCCGTGCGCGATCAGGCCATCACGGTGATGGACTGGTATCCCACCCTGCTGGAACTTACGGGCGTCACGCCGCCCACCGAACTCGCCCTCGACGGACGCTCCGTCGTGCCAGCCGCGCGCGACGCCACCGCGCCCGAGACGCACCCGCAGCTGTATTGGCAATGGAATGACAGTTGGGCCGTGCGCGAGGGACCGTGGAAACTCATCCGCCGGGGCAATCGCGGCATCGGCCAACCCGCCCTCGCGGAAACTCATCTCGCCAACCTCGCCGACTCCGAGCCGGAGGAAACCAATCACGCCGCCGAGCATCCGGAAGTCGTGCAACGCCTCGAGGCCCTGCACGACGCCTGGGCCGCAGACGTGTTCAGCGTCTACGGCCCCTAG
- a CDS encoding matrixin family metalloprotease — MNVVLRLWGRRLRWAGAGIGLSGASFAFVPNHVPWAEGSTIVMHLQLGAETIRLSDTNQSWNAVALSAVAAWDNATGFVELTAQDNSTVPIAADNGHNNVFFSDTAYDDSLGEALAVTIWYYEVGGLMDECDVIVNTAYEWDSYRGFLREKEDLHRVLIHEFGHVLGLDHPDEAYQDVEAIMNSRASHTDAPKADDFSGLLFNYANSWNHGGIGSKDDHGGLFATATPLSLGVPLAGELTVWDFDTFKLEVSEAMALDIRSTGSTDTYATLWSSDGEFWGVGDDGPEDHNFDFVAGFVQPGTYYLVVEGYDGETKGAYGLQVDAIADQAAGDTEANTREDAEAIALNSELDLAVNYSFDIDYFRIELTAPGVFTAYTESAIDTVGRLLDEAGEMVEIDEDGGPGYNFRFRSDRLEPGVYYLEVSAILSGESGPYTLHTAFQDLSNVTIDARLSNLSVRTGASGPYGSLILGFVTADSTKSLMVRGVGPSLEDFDIVDFLGDPQLTLYDSEGTELGTNDDWLYSEDYLGLAFMAEDLGAFPLTSYLDAAMIATPAPGSYTVHVEDVNDETGQVLVETYDADGDYGEGRLVNLSTRTQIGIDGTFLTAGFVVAGQGELTLLIRGIGPELKTYGITDALTDPRIEIFNAASKVIAANDNWGDAEGDVAASAAQVGAFALAEDSTDAALVISLPPGAYTVQLKGLDGEVGNGLIEIYDLR; from the coding sequence ATGAACGTCGTCTTGCGACTTTGGGGTCGACGGTTGCGCTGGGCCGGCGCGGGAATCGGTTTGAGTGGGGCGTCGTTCGCCTTTGTGCCCAACCACGTGCCGTGGGCGGAAGGCAGCACGATTGTGATGCACCTGCAATTGGGGGCAGAGACGATTCGACTCAGTGACACCAACCAATCCTGGAATGCCGTCGCGCTGAGTGCGGTCGCGGCGTGGGACAACGCGACGGGTTTTGTGGAACTCACGGCGCAGGACAACTCCACCGTGCCGATCGCGGCGGATAACGGCCACAACAACGTCTTCTTCTCCGACACGGCCTACGACGACAGCCTGGGCGAGGCGTTGGCGGTCACCATCTGGTATTACGAGGTGGGCGGGTTGATGGACGAGTGTGATGTGATTGTGAATACAGCCTACGAGTGGGATTCCTATCGGGGCTTCCTGCGGGAAAAAGAGGATCTGCATCGGGTGCTCATCCACGAATTTGGCCATGTGCTGGGTTTGGATCATCCGGACGAAGCCTATCAGGACGTGGAGGCCATCATGAACTCCCGGGCCTCGCACACCGATGCACCCAAGGCCGACGATTTCTCCGGCCTCCTGTTCAACTACGCCAACTCCTGGAATCACGGCGGCATTGGCTCCAAGGACGACCATGGTGGTTTGTTTGCCACCGCCACGCCGCTGTCCCTCGGCGTGCCTCTCGCCGGTGAATTGACGGTGTGGGATTTCGACACGTTCAAGTTGGAGGTCAGCGAGGCGATGGCGCTCGACATCCGCAGCACGGGATCGACCGACACCTACGCCACACTTTGGAGCAGCGACGGCGAGTTCTGGGGAGTCGGCGACGATGGGCCGGAGGATCACAATTTCGATTTTGTGGCGGGCTTCGTGCAACCCGGCACCTACTACCTCGTGGTCGAGGGCTATGATGGCGAGACCAAGGGAGCGTATGGCCTGCAGGTGGACGCCATCGCCGATCAGGCTGCCGGCGACACGGAGGCCAACACCCGCGAAGACGCGGAGGCCATTGCTCTCAACAGCGAGTTGGATTTGGCGGTCAACTACAGCTTCGACATCGATTACTTCCGCATCGAGTTGACCGCGCCCGGCGTGTTCACGGCTTATACCGAAAGCGCCATCGATACGGTGGGGCGTCTGCTCGACGAGGCCGGTGAGATGGTCGAGATCGATGAAGACGGCGGGCCAGGCTACAACTTCCGCTTCCGCTCCGACCGCCTCGAGCCCGGCGTGTATTACCTCGAAGTGTCGGCCATCCTGTCGGGGGAAAGCGGACCCTACACGCTGCACACGGCCTTTCAGGATCTGTCCAACGTCACGATCGATGCCCGTCTTTCGAATCTCTCCGTGCGCACCGGCGCCAGTGGCCCCTACGGCTCGCTGATCCTGGGTTTTGTCACCGCCGACTCGACCAAATCGCTCATGGTCCGCGGCGTTGGGCCGAGCTTGGAGGACTTTGACATCGTCGACTTTTTGGGCGACCCGCAGCTCACCTTGTATGATAGCGAAGGCACCGAACTCGGCACGAATGACGACTGGCTTTACTCCGAGGATTACCTGGGCCTTGCCTTCATGGCGGAGGACCTCGGGGCCTTTCCGCTAACCAGCTACCTCGATGCCGCGATGATCGCGACGCCTGCTCCAGGCTCCTACACGGTGCACGTGGAGGACGTGAACGACGAAACGGGTCAGGTCCTGGTCGAGACCTACGACGCCGATGGCGACTACGGCGAGGGACGGCTCGTGAACCTCTCCACGCGCACGCAGATCGGGATCGATGGGACCTTCCTCACCGCCGGTTTTGTGGTGGCGGGGCAGGGCGAGCTGACGCTGCTCATTCGGGGTATCGGACCGGAGCTGAAAACCTACGGCATCACGGATGCGCTGACCGATCCACGTATCGAGATCTTCAACGCGGCGAGCAAGGTGATCGCCGCCAACGATAACTGGGGTGACGCCGAGGGAGACGTGGCGGCCAGTGCGGCCCAAGTCGGGGCGTTCGCGCTCGCGGAGGACTCCACCGATGCGGCCCTCGTCATTTCACTGCCACCCGGAGCTTACACCGTGCAGCTCAAGGGCTTGGACGGTGAAGTGGGTAACGGACTCATCGAAATCTACGATCTGCGCTGA
- the xerD gene encoding site-specific tyrosine recombinase XerD yields the protein MAAPSRRKLPPPSAAELAPGWLESIEDFAASLSLERGRSAKTVEAYESDLRQAAHFLAERGRSGWTRVTGTDATAWSQALSDQGMAASSAARKLSALRMFARYLVHNGDRADDFTELLEGPKLRRKLPETLTTAEVERILAAPTGGDAFGLRDRAILELFYSSGLRVSELCGLLLQQVDLEHGFVRVFGKGSKERVVPMGGAAIQALAAYLEAGRPHFVKPSRTGSQLFLSKRGTAISRKTVWVLVKDYTRRAGVTKPVKPHLLRHSFATHLLGGGADLRAIQEMLGHASIGTTQIYTAVEQSRLVDHHAKFHPRNAED from the coding sequence ATGGCCGCACCGTCCCGTCGCAAACTGCCCCCTCCGTCTGCGGCGGAGCTGGCTCCGGGATGGCTGGAATCGATCGAGGACTTTGCGGCGTCGCTGAGCTTGGAACGGGGACGCTCGGCCAAGACTGTCGAGGCCTACGAAAGTGACCTGCGCCAAGCGGCCCATTTTCTGGCGGAGCGCGGTCGGAGCGGTTGGACTCGTGTGACGGGCACCGATGCCACCGCGTGGTCCCAGGCTTTGAGTGATCAGGGAATGGCGGCGTCGAGCGCGGCCCGCAAACTCTCGGCGCTGCGGATGTTTGCCCGTTACTTGGTGCACAACGGCGACCGGGCAGATGATTTTACGGAGCTGTTGGAGGGCCCGAAGCTGCGCCGCAAACTCCCGGAGACGCTTACGACCGCGGAGGTCGAGCGCATCCTGGCGGCCCCGACAGGGGGGGATGCCTTTGGGCTGCGGGATCGGGCCATCCTCGAACTGTTTTATTCGAGCGGGCTGCGTGTCTCGGAGCTGTGCGGTTTGCTCCTCCAACAAGTCGACCTGGAGCATGGTTTTGTGCGGGTCTTTGGCAAAGGCTCCAAGGAGCGGGTGGTGCCGATGGGGGGCGCGGCGATCCAAGCCCTGGCAGCGTATCTGGAGGCGGGCAGGCCGCATTTTGTGAAGCCGAGCCGCACGGGAAGTCAGCTGTTTCTCAGCAAGCGCGGCACCGCGATTTCGCGGAAGACGGTTTGGGTGCTGGTCAAGGACTACACCCGGCGCGCTGGCGTGACCAAGCCGGTTAAGCCGCACTTGCTGCGGCATTCTTTTGCGACGCATCTTTTGGGCGGAGGGGCCGACCTACGCGCCATTCAGGAAATGCTCGGCCATGCCAGCATCGGCACCACGCAGATCTATACGGCGGTCGAGCAAAGCCGCCTCGTCGATCACCACGCCAAGTTTCACCCGCGCAACGCGGAGGACTAG
- a CDS encoding ABC transporter permease: MSTLKHALRALFTSPSFTLIAVLTLALGIGANTAMFSLLNTLLLRPVPLEQPDQMVRLYRATNQNPEGGFSPADYLDLPADRSGFGELAAAAQWGMSVSEPGQPADMVNGTRVSTNFFSLARVAPALGRDFRPEEETHGNHRVLILTHGYWQDKFGGDPAIIGRNLRVDGELHEVVGVLPASFNDRRFYGRSRLFRPLGLNADEQTDRNSQWIALIGRRAAGIAAAQSDAVITRIGAQQAADHPAANEGASWRVVPLADTFINATGRGIVSMLVGLSSFVLLIACSNLANLLLARTIARGREFAVRGALGASRRQLLRPLIAESLLLALIGGAGALLVARWTGDWIASLVHNAGDTTFVMALDWRVLGFAALASLVTALAFGLAPALFALRLNINGTLKSGARGSTGGRGSQRLRQLLIVGQFALALVLLAGAGMFLRGTDSMLDRRYGWDADNMLSGTILLPAATYPEAEEMVPFQRELLERVSALPGVTSASLSYSLPPFGLNGPNAFVVEGRDTPPRGQEPSALVNGVSGEYFETVGTTLLSGRSFNTTDTPDSPKVVVINEAMARAFFGNESALGRRIARAGTEEVEWLEIVGVAANTESIFPEGPATPYQVYHPMAQEPWHYSWLALRTGGVDPVTLVEPLRQTVSGLNPDLPITNLMPTLTFIERASADFKLINTLLTAFALLGVALASLGIYGVIARTVAQRTGEFGIRMALGAQVSTIVRLVLRTGLRLAGIGMVLGLLGAYGLSLALSAMVPIMEFDAGWVIAGVTAALLLIALIACYLPARKAARINPVEALRAE; encoded by the coding sequence ATGTCCACGCTCAAACACGCCCTTCGCGCTCTCTTCACTTCGCCGAGTTTCACGCTCATCGCCGTGCTCACCCTCGCCCTCGGCATCGGGGCCAACACCGCCATGTTCAGCCTGCTCAACACCCTGCTGTTGCGGCCGGTGCCACTCGAGCAACCCGACCAAATGGTGCGCCTCTACCGCGCCACGAACCAGAACCCCGAGGGTGGCTTTTCCCCCGCCGACTACCTCGACCTGCCCGCCGACCGATCTGGTTTCGGCGAACTCGCTGCTGCCGCCCAATGGGGCATGAGCGTGTCCGAGCCCGGCCAGCCCGCCGACATGGTCAATGGCACCCGCGTCTCGACCAACTTCTTCTCCCTCGCCCGGGTCGCACCGGCCCTCGGCCGCGATTTCCGTCCGGAGGAGGAAACCCACGGCAACCACCGCGTGCTCATCCTCACCCACGGCTATTGGCAGGACAAATTCGGCGGCGATCCAGCCATCATCGGTCGTAATCTGCGCGTCGATGGCGAACTCCACGAGGTTGTCGGCGTGTTGCCCGCGTCCTTCAACGATCGCCGTTTCTACGGTCGTTCCCGGCTCTTCCGCCCGCTCGGCCTCAACGCCGATGAACAGACCGATCGCAACAGCCAGTGGATCGCTCTCATCGGTCGCCGTGCCGCGGGTATCGCCGCCGCCCAAAGTGACGCCGTCATCACCCGTATCGGCGCGCAACAAGCCGCCGACCACCCCGCCGCCAATGAAGGCGCCTCGTGGCGCGTCGTGCCACTGGCCGATACCTTTATCAACGCCACGGGCCGCGGCATCGTCTCCATGCTCGTGGGTCTCTCCAGCTTCGTCCTGCTCATCGCCTGCTCCAACCTAGCCAACCTGCTGCTCGCCCGCACCATCGCCCGCGGTCGCGAGTTCGCCGTGCGCGGCGCCCTCGGAGCCTCCCGTCGCCAACTGCTGCGTCCGCTCATCGCCGAGTCACTCCTGCTCGCCCTCATCGGCGGCGCCGGCGCGCTGCTCGTCGCACGCTGGACCGGCGATTGGATAGCGTCCCTCGTGCACAACGCCGGCGACACGACCTTTGTCATGGCACTCGATTGGCGCGTGCTCGGGTTCGCCGCGCTCGCCTCGCTCGTCACCGCCCTCGCCTTCGGCCTCGCGCCCGCGCTCTTTGCGCTGCGCCTCAACATCAACGGCACCCTCAAAAGTGGTGCCCGCGGCAGCACCGGCGGCCGTGGTTCCCAACGCCTGCGCCAGCTCCTCATCGTCGGCCAATTCGCCCTCGCCCTCGTGTTGCTCGCCGGCGCCGGCATGTTCCTGCGCGGCACCGACAGCATGCTCGATCGCCGCTACGGTTGGGACGCGGACAACATGTTGAGCGGCACCATCCTGCTGCCCGCCGCCACCTATCCGGAGGCCGAGGAAATGGTGCCCTTCCAACGTGAGTTGCTCGAACGCGTGAGCGCCCTGCCCGGCGTCACCTCCGCCAGTCTGTCCTACTCGCTGCCGCCCTTCGGCCTCAACGGTCCCAACGCCTTTGTCGTCGAAGGTCGTGATACACCGCCACGCGGTCAGGAACCGAGCGCCCTGGTCAACGGGGTCTCCGGTGAGTATTTCGAAACCGTCGGCACCACGCTCCTCAGCGGTCGTTCTTTTAATACCACCGATACGCCCGACTCGCCCAAGGTCGTCGTGATCAACGAAGCCATGGCCCGCGCCTTCTTCGGCAACGAGAGCGCCCTCGGTCGCCGCATTGCCCGTGCCGGCACCGAGGAGGTGGAGTGGCTCGAAATCGTCGGCGTCGCCGCCAACACCGAATCCATTTTCCCCGAAGGCCCCGCCACGCCCTATCAGGTTTACCACCCGATGGCACAGGAGCCGTGGCACTACAGTTGGCTCGCGTTGCGCACCGGCGGCGTGGATCCCGTGACCCTGGTCGAGCCGCTGCGCCAGACCGTCAGCGGTCTCAACCCCGACCTGCCGATCACCAACCTCATGCCGACGCTCACGTTCATCGAGCGCGCCAGTGCCGACTTCAAACTGATCAACACCCTGCTCACCGCCTTCGCCCTGCTCGGCGTCGCGCTGGCCTCGCTCGGCATCTATGGGGTGATCGCGCGCACCGTCGCGCAACGCACCGGCGAGTTCGGCATCCGCATGGCACTCGGCGCGCAGGTCTCCACCATCGTGCGCCTGGTCCTTCGCACCGGGTTGCGCCTCGCCGGCATCGGCATGGTGCTCGGCCTGCTTGGCGCCTACGGTCTCTCACTCGCGCTCAGTGCCATGGTGCCAATCATGGAATTCGACGCGGGCTGGGTCATCGCCGGTGTAACCGCCGCGCTGCTGCTGATCGCCTTGATCGCCTGCTACCTGCCCGCGCGCAAAGCCGCCCGCATCAATCCGGTCGAAGCGCTGCGCGCGGAATAG